One genomic segment of Odocoileus virginianus isolate 20LAN1187 ecotype Illinois chromosome 17, Ovbor_1.2, whole genome shotgun sequence includes these proteins:
- the TEPSIN gene encoding AP-4 complex accessory subunit tepsin isoform X1: protein MAATPPLRDRLSFLHRLPILLKGTSDDDVPCPGYLFEEIAKISHESLGSSQCLLEYLLNRLHSGSGRVKLKVLKILLHLCGHGSSSFLLILKRNPAFIQEAAVFAGPPDPLHGNSLYQKVRAAAQDLGAALYSDAFLPPPPSQPPRTLPPAGMGSQSRPQSTLQGFGYSKERGHTGSAGEAFLSTIQKAAEVVASAVRPGPESPSCQRSLLRGDAYQPAVTPSASLSTPTSGSPLPMASPGARAVRHQPGQAGGGWDELDSSPSSQESSQENDDLGKASDSGSRSGSDSPSGASRAPSDLAERVEAVTLSDCQQELSLVRTVTRGQHTFLSREEVQHFVKECGLLNCEAVLELLIRHLAATSERVQMRALGAIASLGCTDLLSQERVLLLTRPRLQELSAGSPGPVTNKATKILRHFEASCRQWPPARRPPAEPSPAAARVGPSDLLTDTLPFTGGQAFLQPLSSALFSPKGSMPPSGLQPSPVPPTSPESCPLPVPGAAREAETRLAGSRDQWAASEQGPLCMDTPKGGPKISLGPGHSCSSLFAGMELVACPRLVGAGTAAEDPLPAHQPPWTLSQRLAAKEPSGSEPSAFAFLNS, encoded by the exons ATGGCGGCCACGCCGCCGCTGCGGGACCGGCTGAGCTTTCTGCACCGG CTACCGATTCTCCTGAAGGGAACGTCGGATGACGATGTCCCGTGTCCGGGCTACCTGTTTGAGGAGATTGCCA AGATCTCCCACGAATCCCTGGGCAGCAGCCAGTGTCTCCTGGAGTACCTGTTGAACCGTCTGCACAGCGGCTCTGGCCGCGTGAAGCTCAAG GTGCTGAAGATCCTGCTGCACCTGTGTGGTCACGGCTCCTCATCCTTCCTGCTCATCCTGAAGCGCAACCCTGCCTTCATCCAGGAGGCCGCGG TTTTCGCCGGGCCCCCGGATCCTCTCCACGGGAACAGCTTGTACCAGAAGGTGCGGGCGGCCGCCCAG GACTTGGGGGCTGCCTTGTACTCGGACGCCTTTTTGCCTccgcctccctcccagcctcccaggaCCCTGCCTCCGGCAG GCATGGGCTCCCAATCCAGGCCCCAGAGCACTCTGCAGGGCTTTGGCTACAGCAAGGAGCGGGGTCACACAG GCTCCGCGGGTGAAGCCTTCCTGTCCACCATCCAGAAAGCTGCAGAGGTGGTGGCCAGTGCCGTGCGCCCTGGGCCTGAGAGCCCCAGCTGCCAGAGGTCCCTTCTGCGGGGTGACGCCTACCAGCCGGCTGTGACACCTTCAGCCAGCCTCAGCACCCCCACCTCCGGGAGCCCTCTACCCATGGCCAGCCCAGGAGCGAGAG CAGTGAGACACCAGCCCGGGCAGGCTGGAGGCGGCTGGGATGAGCTGGACAGCAGTCCcagctctcaggagtcttcccaGGAGAACGATGACTTGGGCAAGGCCTCGGACTCGGGCAGTCGATCGGGCAGTGACAGCCCCTCGGGGGCCAGCCGGGCACCTAGTGACCTGGCAGAAAG GGTTGAGGCTGTGACCCTGAGTGACTGCCAGCAGGAGCTGAGCCTGGTCCGGACCGTGACCCGGGGGCAGCACACCTTCCTGAGCCGAGAGGAGGTGCAGCACTTCGTCAAAGA GTGTGGCCTCCTCAACTGTGAGGCTGTGCTGGAGCTGCTCATCCGCCACCTGGCTGCCACCAGTGAGCgtgttcagatg AGAGCCCTGGGTGCCATCGCCTCCCTCGGGTGCACTGACCTGCTCTCTCAGGAGCGAGTCCTGCTTCTCACCCGGCCTCGGCTGCAGGAGCTCAGTGCGGGCAGCCCCGGACCCGTGACCAACAAGGCCACCAAG ATCCTGAGACACTTTGAAGCCTCCTGCCGACAGTGGCCCCCTGCCCGGAGGCCCCCAGCCGAGCCTAGCCCTGCAGCCGCCCGTGTGGGCCCATCAGACCTGCTGACCGACACCCTGCCTTTCACCGGGGGCCAGGCCTTCCTACAGCCTCTGAGTTCAGCTCTGTTTTCGCCCAAGGGCAGCATGCCCCCATCAGGGCTGCAGCCCAGCCCTGTGCCCCCAACGTCCCCAGAGAGCTGCCCCCTtccagtccctggggctgccagggaggctGAGACCAGGCTGGCAGGTTCCAGAGACCAGTGGGCTGCATCTGAGCAGGGCCCGCTCTGCATGGACACCCCAAAGGGAGGGCCAAAGATCAGCCTGGGCCCCGGCCACAGCTGCAGCTCCTTATTTGCTGGCATGGAACTGGTGGCCTGTCCCCGCCTGGTGGGGGCCGGGACTGCTGCAGAGGATCCCCtcccagcccaccagcctccctggACGTTGTCACAGAGGCTGGCAGCAAAAGAGCCTTCCGGCTCTGAGCCGTCAGCTTTCGCATTCTTAAACTCGTGA
- the TEPSIN gene encoding AP-4 complex accessory subunit tepsin isoform X2, with product MAATPPLRDRLSFLHRLPILLKGTSDDDVPCPGYLFEEIAKISHESLGSSQCLLEYLLNRLHSGSGRVKLKVLKILLHLCGHGSSSFLLILKRNPAFIQEAAVFAGPPDPLHGNSLYQKVRAAAQDLGAALYSDAFLPPPPSQPPRTLPPAGMGSQSRPQSTLQGFGYSKERGHTGSAGEAFLSTIQKAAEVVASAVRPGPESPSCQRSLLRGDAYQPAVTPSASLSTPTSGSPLPMASPGARVRHQPGQAGGGWDELDSSPSSQESSQENDDLGKASDSGSRSGSDSPSGASRAPSDLAERVEAVTLSDCQQELSLVRTVTRGQHTFLSREEVQHFVKECGLLNCEAVLELLIRHLAATSERVQMRALGAIASLGCTDLLSQERVLLLTRPRLQELSAGSPGPVTNKATKILRHFEASCRQWPPARRPPAEPSPAAARVGPSDLLTDTLPFTGGQAFLQPLSSALFSPKGSMPPSGLQPSPVPPTSPESCPLPVPGAAREAETRLAGSRDQWAASEQGPLCMDTPKGGPKISLGPGHSCSSLFAGMELVACPRLVGAGTAAEDPLPAHQPPWTLSQRLAAKEPSGSEPSAFAFLNS from the exons ATGGCGGCCACGCCGCCGCTGCGGGACCGGCTGAGCTTTCTGCACCGG CTACCGATTCTCCTGAAGGGAACGTCGGATGACGATGTCCCGTGTCCGGGCTACCTGTTTGAGGAGATTGCCA AGATCTCCCACGAATCCCTGGGCAGCAGCCAGTGTCTCCTGGAGTACCTGTTGAACCGTCTGCACAGCGGCTCTGGCCGCGTGAAGCTCAAG GTGCTGAAGATCCTGCTGCACCTGTGTGGTCACGGCTCCTCATCCTTCCTGCTCATCCTGAAGCGCAACCCTGCCTTCATCCAGGAGGCCGCGG TTTTCGCCGGGCCCCCGGATCCTCTCCACGGGAACAGCTTGTACCAGAAGGTGCGGGCGGCCGCCCAG GACTTGGGGGCTGCCTTGTACTCGGACGCCTTTTTGCCTccgcctccctcccagcctcccaggaCCCTGCCTCCGGCAG GCATGGGCTCCCAATCCAGGCCCCAGAGCACTCTGCAGGGCTTTGGCTACAGCAAGGAGCGGGGTCACACAG GCTCCGCGGGTGAAGCCTTCCTGTCCACCATCCAGAAAGCTGCAGAGGTGGTGGCCAGTGCCGTGCGCCCTGGGCCTGAGAGCCCCAGCTGCCAGAGGTCCCTTCTGCGGGGTGACGCCTACCAGCCGGCTGTGACACCTTCAGCCAGCCTCAGCACCCCCACCTCCGGGAGCCCTCTACCCATGGCCAGCCCAGGAGCGAGAG TGAGACACCAGCCCGGGCAGGCTGGAGGCGGCTGGGATGAGCTGGACAGCAGTCCcagctctcaggagtcttcccaGGAGAACGATGACTTGGGCAAGGCCTCGGACTCGGGCAGTCGATCGGGCAGTGACAGCCCCTCGGGGGCCAGCCGGGCACCTAGTGACCTGGCAGAAAG GGTTGAGGCTGTGACCCTGAGTGACTGCCAGCAGGAGCTGAGCCTGGTCCGGACCGTGACCCGGGGGCAGCACACCTTCCTGAGCCGAGAGGAGGTGCAGCACTTCGTCAAAGA GTGTGGCCTCCTCAACTGTGAGGCTGTGCTGGAGCTGCTCATCCGCCACCTGGCTGCCACCAGTGAGCgtgttcagatg AGAGCCCTGGGTGCCATCGCCTCCCTCGGGTGCACTGACCTGCTCTCTCAGGAGCGAGTCCTGCTTCTCACCCGGCCTCGGCTGCAGGAGCTCAGTGCGGGCAGCCCCGGACCCGTGACCAACAAGGCCACCAAG ATCCTGAGACACTTTGAAGCCTCCTGCCGACAGTGGCCCCCTGCCCGGAGGCCCCCAGCCGAGCCTAGCCCTGCAGCCGCCCGTGTGGGCCCATCAGACCTGCTGACCGACACCCTGCCTTTCACCGGGGGCCAGGCCTTCCTACAGCCTCTGAGTTCAGCTCTGTTTTCGCCCAAGGGCAGCATGCCCCCATCAGGGCTGCAGCCCAGCCCTGTGCCCCCAACGTCCCCAGAGAGCTGCCCCCTtccagtccctggggctgccagggaggctGAGACCAGGCTGGCAGGTTCCAGAGACCAGTGGGCTGCATCTGAGCAGGGCCCGCTCTGCATGGACACCCCAAAGGGAGGGCCAAAGATCAGCCTGGGCCCCGGCCACAGCTGCAGCTCCTTATTTGCTGGCATGGAACTGGTGGCCTGTCCCCGCCTGGTGGGGGCCGGGACTGCTGCAGAGGATCCCCtcccagcccaccagcctccctggACGTTGTCACAGAGGCTGGCAGCAAAAGAGCCTTCCGGCTCTGAGCCGTCAGCTTTCGCATTCTTAAACTCGTGA
- the TEPSIN gene encoding AP-4 complex accessory subunit tepsin isoform X4 has protein sequence MTMSRVRATCLRRLPISHESLGSSQCLLEYLLNRLHSGSGRVKLKVLKILLHLCGHGSSSFLLILKRNPAFIQEAAVFAGPPDPLHGNSLYQKVRAAAQDLGAALYSDAFLPPPPSQPPRTLPPAGMGSQSRPQSTLQGFGYSKERGHTGSAGEAFLSTIQKAAEVVASAVRPGPESPSCQRSLLRGDAYQPAVTPSASLSTPTSGSPLPMASPGARAVRHQPGQAGGGWDELDSSPSSQESSQENDDLGKASDSGSRSGSDSPSGASRAPSDLAERVEAVTLSDCQQELSLVRTVTRGQHTFLSREEVQHFVKECGLLNCEAVLELLIRHLAATSERVQMRALGAIASLGCTDLLSQERVLLLTRPRLQELSAGSPGPVTNKATKILRHFEASCRQWPPARRPPAEPSPAAARVGPSDLLTDTLPFTGGQAFLQPLSSALFSPKGSMPPSGLQPSPVPPTSPESCPLPVPGAAREAETRLAGSRDQWAASEQGPLCMDTPKGGPKISLGPGHSCSSLFAGMELVACPRLVGAGTAAEDPLPAHQPPWTLSQRLAAKEPSGSEPSAFAFLNS, from the exons ATGACGATGTCCCGTGTCCGGGCTACCTGTTTGAGGAGATTGCCA ATCTCCCACGAATCCCTGGGCAGCAGCCAGTGTCTCCTGGAGTACCTGTTGAACCGTCTGCACAGCGGCTCTGGCCGCGTGAAGCTCAAG GTGCTGAAGATCCTGCTGCACCTGTGTGGTCACGGCTCCTCATCCTTCCTGCTCATCCTGAAGCGCAACCCTGCCTTCATCCAGGAGGCCGCGG TTTTCGCCGGGCCCCCGGATCCTCTCCACGGGAACAGCTTGTACCAGAAGGTGCGGGCGGCCGCCCAG GACTTGGGGGCTGCCTTGTACTCGGACGCCTTTTTGCCTccgcctccctcccagcctcccaggaCCCTGCCTCCGGCAG GCATGGGCTCCCAATCCAGGCCCCAGAGCACTCTGCAGGGCTTTGGCTACAGCAAGGAGCGGGGTCACACAG GCTCCGCGGGTGAAGCCTTCCTGTCCACCATCCAGAAAGCTGCAGAGGTGGTGGCCAGTGCCGTGCGCCCTGGGCCTGAGAGCCCCAGCTGCCAGAGGTCCCTTCTGCGGGGTGACGCCTACCAGCCGGCTGTGACACCTTCAGCCAGCCTCAGCACCCCCACCTCCGGGAGCCCTCTACCCATGGCCAGCCCAGGAGCGAGAG CAGTGAGACACCAGCCCGGGCAGGCTGGAGGCGGCTGGGATGAGCTGGACAGCAGTCCcagctctcaggagtcttcccaGGAGAACGATGACTTGGGCAAGGCCTCGGACTCGGGCAGTCGATCGGGCAGTGACAGCCCCTCGGGGGCCAGCCGGGCACCTAGTGACCTGGCAGAAAG GGTTGAGGCTGTGACCCTGAGTGACTGCCAGCAGGAGCTGAGCCTGGTCCGGACCGTGACCCGGGGGCAGCACACCTTCCTGAGCCGAGAGGAGGTGCAGCACTTCGTCAAAGA GTGTGGCCTCCTCAACTGTGAGGCTGTGCTGGAGCTGCTCATCCGCCACCTGGCTGCCACCAGTGAGCgtgttcagatg AGAGCCCTGGGTGCCATCGCCTCCCTCGGGTGCACTGACCTGCTCTCTCAGGAGCGAGTCCTGCTTCTCACCCGGCCTCGGCTGCAGGAGCTCAGTGCGGGCAGCCCCGGACCCGTGACCAACAAGGCCACCAAG ATCCTGAGACACTTTGAAGCCTCCTGCCGACAGTGGCCCCCTGCCCGGAGGCCCCCAGCCGAGCCTAGCCCTGCAGCCGCCCGTGTGGGCCCATCAGACCTGCTGACCGACACCCTGCCTTTCACCGGGGGCCAGGCCTTCCTACAGCCTCTGAGTTCAGCTCTGTTTTCGCCCAAGGGCAGCATGCCCCCATCAGGGCTGCAGCCCAGCCCTGTGCCCCCAACGTCCCCAGAGAGCTGCCCCCTtccagtccctggggctgccagggaggctGAGACCAGGCTGGCAGGTTCCAGAGACCAGTGGGCTGCATCTGAGCAGGGCCCGCTCTGCATGGACACCCCAAAGGGAGGGCCAAAGATCAGCCTGGGCCCCGGCCACAGCTGCAGCTCCTTATTTGCTGGCATGGAACTGGTGGCCTGTCCCCGCCTGGTGGGGGCCGGGACTGCTGCAGAGGATCCCCtcccagcccaccagcctccctggACGTTGTCACAGAGGCTGGCAGCAAAAGAGCCTTCCGGCTCTGAGCCGTCAGCTTTCGCATTCTTAAACTCGTGA
- the TEPSIN gene encoding AP-4 complex accessory subunit tepsin isoform X3 produces the protein MAATPPLRDRLSFLHRLPILLKGTSDDDVPCPGYLFEEIAKISHESLGSSQCLLEYLLNRLHSGSGRVKLKVLKILLHLCGHGSSSFLLILKRNPAFIQEAAVFAGPPDPLHGNSLYQKVRAAAQDLGAALYSDAFLPPPPSQPPRTLPPAGSAGEAFLSTIQKAAEVVASAVRPGPESPSCQRSLLRGDAYQPAVTPSASLSTPTSGSPLPMASPGARAVRHQPGQAGGGWDELDSSPSSQESSQENDDLGKASDSGSRSGSDSPSGASRAPSDLAERVEAVTLSDCQQELSLVRTVTRGQHTFLSREEVQHFVKECGLLNCEAVLELLIRHLAATSERVQMRALGAIASLGCTDLLSQERVLLLTRPRLQELSAGSPGPVTNKATKILRHFEASCRQWPPARRPPAEPSPAAARVGPSDLLTDTLPFTGGQAFLQPLSSALFSPKGSMPPSGLQPSPVPPTSPESCPLPVPGAAREAETRLAGSRDQWAASEQGPLCMDTPKGGPKISLGPGHSCSSLFAGMELVACPRLVGAGTAAEDPLPAHQPPWTLSQRLAAKEPSGSEPSAFAFLNS, from the exons ATGGCGGCCACGCCGCCGCTGCGGGACCGGCTGAGCTTTCTGCACCGG CTACCGATTCTCCTGAAGGGAACGTCGGATGACGATGTCCCGTGTCCGGGCTACCTGTTTGAGGAGATTGCCA AGATCTCCCACGAATCCCTGGGCAGCAGCCAGTGTCTCCTGGAGTACCTGTTGAACCGTCTGCACAGCGGCTCTGGCCGCGTGAAGCTCAAG GTGCTGAAGATCCTGCTGCACCTGTGTGGTCACGGCTCCTCATCCTTCCTGCTCATCCTGAAGCGCAACCCTGCCTTCATCCAGGAGGCCGCGG TTTTCGCCGGGCCCCCGGATCCTCTCCACGGGAACAGCTTGTACCAGAAGGTGCGGGCGGCCGCCCAG GACTTGGGGGCTGCCTTGTACTCGGACGCCTTTTTGCCTccgcctccctcccagcctcccaggaCCCTGCCTCCGGCAG GCTCCGCGGGTGAAGCCTTCCTGTCCACCATCCAGAAAGCTGCAGAGGTGGTGGCCAGTGCCGTGCGCCCTGGGCCTGAGAGCCCCAGCTGCCAGAGGTCCCTTCTGCGGGGTGACGCCTACCAGCCGGCTGTGACACCTTCAGCCAGCCTCAGCACCCCCACCTCCGGGAGCCCTCTACCCATGGCCAGCCCAGGAGCGAGAG CAGTGAGACACCAGCCCGGGCAGGCTGGAGGCGGCTGGGATGAGCTGGACAGCAGTCCcagctctcaggagtcttcccaGGAGAACGATGACTTGGGCAAGGCCTCGGACTCGGGCAGTCGATCGGGCAGTGACAGCCCCTCGGGGGCCAGCCGGGCACCTAGTGACCTGGCAGAAAG GGTTGAGGCTGTGACCCTGAGTGACTGCCAGCAGGAGCTGAGCCTGGTCCGGACCGTGACCCGGGGGCAGCACACCTTCCTGAGCCGAGAGGAGGTGCAGCACTTCGTCAAAGA GTGTGGCCTCCTCAACTGTGAGGCTGTGCTGGAGCTGCTCATCCGCCACCTGGCTGCCACCAGTGAGCgtgttcagatg AGAGCCCTGGGTGCCATCGCCTCCCTCGGGTGCACTGACCTGCTCTCTCAGGAGCGAGTCCTGCTTCTCACCCGGCCTCGGCTGCAGGAGCTCAGTGCGGGCAGCCCCGGACCCGTGACCAACAAGGCCACCAAG ATCCTGAGACACTTTGAAGCCTCCTGCCGACAGTGGCCCCCTGCCCGGAGGCCCCCAGCCGAGCCTAGCCCTGCAGCCGCCCGTGTGGGCCCATCAGACCTGCTGACCGACACCCTGCCTTTCACCGGGGGCCAGGCCTTCCTACAGCCTCTGAGTTCAGCTCTGTTTTCGCCCAAGGGCAGCATGCCCCCATCAGGGCTGCAGCCCAGCCCTGTGCCCCCAACGTCCCCAGAGAGCTGCCCCCTtccagtccctggggctgccagggaggctGAGACCAGGCTGGCAGGTTCCAGAGACCAGTGGGCTGCATCTGAGCAGGGCCCGCTCTGCATGGACACCCCAAAGGGAGGGCCAAAGATCAGCCTGGGCCCCGGCCACAGCTGCAGCTCCTTATTTGCTGGCATGGAACTGGTGGCCTGTCCCCGCCTGGTGGGGGCCGGGACTGCTGCAGAGGATCCCCtcccagcccaccagcctccctggACGTTGTCACAGAGGCTGGCAGCAAAAGAGCCTTCCGGCTCTGAGCCGTCAGCTTTCGCATTCTTAAACTCGTGA